The following proteins are co-located in the Vanessa cardui chromosome 15, ilVanCard2.1, whole genome shotgun sequence genome:
- the LOC124535912 gene encoding ionotropic receptor 75a-like, producing the protein MKQINETFKVRALFPCEYVIRFESHYQHDYVWRQTAMGCMVLQILQEMFYFNVTYPKEDYLNMTHVAQREAIGPRENDTVDIYVKPMELQAHVLDNAYPIQAIFTWRFGFILRRHYGGIQHGFYSQPFTKPVWSCIYTTMLLASIIFYILSWWDHQMFGIELSFPLELLLAFSAYCQHILPLQAMSCSRRIAYLTFILCAYVVHSFYTSNLLSHLVSDKDEVMNLQSIVDEDYQIILLKDMNLITDKKKYEMALDKNLSIVWNKVLQLKILDVKSAMNAVINTKTALLSDYITLYPIWKRYFPTEEICQLVEIDLYSNVKYYFFTSKNFSYKEEFKIGTLRAKEVGLLVRLMVIDKYRFAACKQSIAQYNVQFEHTLIPIGLLLSAYLMTLLILLGEIIYHSRNRVWPYIE; encoded by the exons ATGAAACAAATCAACGAAACTTTTAAAGTAAGAGCGTTGTTCCCTTGCGAATATGTTATAAGGTTTGAGTCACATTACCAACATGACTATGTGTGGAGGCAAACAGCCATGGGATGTATGGTGTTACAGATTCTGcaggaaatgttttatttcaa TGTAACATACCCGAAAGAAGATTATTTGAACATGACACACGTAGCTCAACGGGAAGCTATAGGCCCCCGAGAGAACGACACCGTGGACATATACGTGAAGCCAATGGAACTACAAGCCCACGTGTTGGACAACGCATATCCGATACAGGCGATATTTACGTGGCG ATTCGGATTTATTCTCCGACGTCACTACGGTGGTATTCAACATGGCTTTTATAGCCAGCCGTTCACAAAGCCTGTGTGGAGCTGTATTTATACCACGATGTTACTGGCATCGATCATATTCTACATTTTGAGTTGGTGGGATCACCAGATGTTTGGTATCGAATTGAGTTTCCCCCTGGAACTCCTACTGGCCTTTTCAGCATATTGTCAACATA ttcTTCCGCTGCAAGCGATGTCGTGTTCACGCCGTATCgcatatttaacttttattttatgtgcGTATGTCGTACATAGTTTTTATACATCGAACCTGCTTTCTCACCTGGTGAGCGATAAGGATGAAGTAATGAACCTACAGTCTATAGTGGATGAAGAttaccaaataattttattgaaggaCATGAATCTTATCACTGATAAAAAG AAATACGAGATGGCCTTAGACAAGAACCTCAGTATCGTGTGGAATAAAGTGCTGCAACTTAAAATATTAGACGTCAAGAGTGCTATGAATGCTGTCATTAATACGAAGACTGCTTTACTGTCCGACTACATCACTCTTTATCCGATTTGGAAACGGT ATTTCCCCACAGAGGAAATATGTCAACTCGTCGAAATAGACCTCTACTCTAATGTGAAGTATTATTTCTTTACGTCCAAGAATTTTTCATACAAGGAAGAGTTTAAGATCGG GACTCTCCGTGCAAAAGAAGTAGGTTTGTTGGTCAGGTTAATGGTCATAGATAAGTATAGATTTGCTGCATGCAAGCAGTCCATCGCCCAATACAACGTGCAATTTGAGCATACGCTCATACCCATTGGTTTACTTCTTTCCGCTTATCTGATGACATTGCTGATACTCCTTGgggaaataatatatcatagtaGAAATCGAGTGTGGCCttacattgaataa